The following proteins are co-located in the Hevea brasiliensis isolate MT/VB/25A 57/8 chromosome 11, ASM3005281v1, whole genome shotgun sequence genome:
- the LOC110662941 gene encoding probable receptor-like protein kinase At1g80640, with product MKLVLLLLLLLYIPSWNFRFFLVYAVPLHDPFVSSPASSPSSTVSASMAAFSPGIQSQLGTEEDHHKMKLDKKIAILLTVACGILAIIVLVSLFGCCIYYWKFCHRKENAQLSDVEKGVSVTPFLGKFSSLRMVSNRGSVSLIDYKLLEKSTKNFGDDNLLGKGGFGHVYKALLEDNKQVAVKKLDCAAENARREFENEVDLLSKIHHPNIISLVGYSVHEDTGFIVYELMQNRSLEDLLHGPHGSSLSWYIRLKIALDTARGLEYLHEFCKPAVIHRDLKSSNILLDSNFNAKLSDFGLAVADSSQNRSKLKLSGTVGYVAPEYLLDGELTEKSDVYAFGVVLLELLLRRRPVEKLAPDHCQSIVTWAMPQLTNRASLPNIVDPVIKDTVDEKYLFQVAAVAVLCVQPEPSYRPLITDVVHSLVPLIPVELGGTLRVTTQAAPPAGRQSSG from the exons ATGAAGCTTgtgcttcttcttctccttcttctctatATACCCTCTTGGAACTTTCGCTTCTTTCTTGTATATGCTGTACCTTTACATGACCCTTTTGTTTCCTCTCCAGCTTCCTCTCCTTCTTCTACAGTTTCTGCTTCTATGGCTGCCTTCTCTCCAG GAATCCAATCGCAACTGGGAACGGAGGAGGATCACCACAAGATGAAGTTAGACAAGAAAATAGCCATATTACTTACTGTTGCTTGTGGCATTCTGGCTATAATCGTCCTTGTCTCGTTGTTTGGTTGTTGCATTTATTATTGGAAGTTCTGTCATAGAAAGGAAAATGCCCAGCTTTCAG ATGTTGAGAAAGGGGTATCAGTAACGCCATTCTTGGGTAAATTTAGTTCATTGAGGATGGTTAGTAACAGGGGATCAGTTTCATTGATTGACTATAAGCTACTAGAGAAGAGCACTAAAAATTTTGGAGATGACAATTTATTAGGCAAGGGTGGATTTGGACATGTTTATAAAGCATTATTGGAAGATAACAAGCAAGTTGCAGTGAAGAAACTAGACTGTGCAGCTGAAAATGCCAGGAGAGAATTTGAG AATGAGGTGGATTTGTTAAGCAAAATTCATCATCCAAATATCATTTCTCTTGTGGGTTATAGTGTTCATGAGGACACGGGGTTTATTGTCTACGAATTGATGCAAAATAGGTCCCTTGAAGATCTATTGCATG GACCTCATGGATCTTCATTAAGTTGGTATATCCGGTTGAAGATTGCTCTCGACACAGCAAG AGGATTAGAATATCTGCATGAATTCTGCAAACCAGCAGTGATCCATAGAGATCTGAAATCTTCTAATATACTTTTGGACTCCAACTTCAATGCCAAG CTATCGGATTTTGGTCTTGCCGTAGCTGATAGCTCCCAGAACAGGAGCAAACTCAAGCTTTCCGGCACCGTGGGTTATGTAGCCCCAGAGTATTTGTTGGATG GTGAGTTAACAGAGAAGAGTGATGTTTATGCTTTTGGAGTTGTGCTTTTGGAGCTTCTACTGAGGAGAAGGCCTGTGGAAAAACTGGCACCAGATCATTGCCAATCTATTGTAACATGG GCCATGCCTCAGCTCACTAACAGAGCCTCACTTCCAAACATCGTGGATCCTGTGATAAAAGATACTGTAGATGAGAAGTACTTATTCCAG GTTGCAGCAGTGGCAGTGCTGTGTGTGCAACCAGAACCATCATATCGGCCACTCATAACAGATGTTGTACACTCTCTGGTCCCACTCATTCCTGTTGAACTTGGAGGGACGCTAAGAGTTACAACACAGGCTGCACCGCCTGCAGGGCGGCAGAGTAGTGGCTAA
- the LOC110662933 gene encoding homogentisate phytyltransferase 1, chloroplastic has protein sequence MLQFYQRPSLSLTTPPISLLLERGHATTVSAVLEKQVNYILKGNQCKNPIICSSRSAKKNWKKRYVLREIRKLLGVRKNGISAIFENNYNEHASNLKDGDSWSSSMWSSIIKHLNSLYQFSRPHTVIGTIIGITSVSLLPVETILDLSPRFFMGLLKALVPSVLMNIYVVGLNQLFDVEIDKVNKPYLPLASGNFSIETGIIIVAACLLLSLAMGIMFQSPPLLAALLISFALGSVYSIELPFLRWKKHAFLAASCILIARAMVVQLAFFVHIQKFVLGKPIVICRSLVFATAFMCFFSAVIALFKDIPDVDGDRDFGIQSFSLSLGQEKVFWLCVNMLLLAYGAAVAVGTFSPSLLPIKLVTMVGHSTIAWILWRQAQSVDLNSKYSITSFYMFIWKLFYVEYFLIPFVR, from the exons ATGCTTCAATTTTATCAACGTCCAAGCCTCAGCCTCACTACTCCTCCAATCTCTCTTCTCCTTGAACGAG GACATGCTACAACAGTTAGTGCTGTGCTAGAAAAACAAGTAAATTACATCCTTAAAGGAAACCAATGCAAAAATCCCATCATTTGTTCTTCAAGATCGGCCAAAAAAAACTGGAAAAAGCGGTACGTGCTGAGAGAAATACGTAAACTACTTGGAGTCAGAAAGAATGGTATTTCTGCcatttttgaaaataattataatgagCATGCATCAAATCTCAAGGATGGTGATAGTTGGTCAAGTTCTATGTGGAGTTCAATTATAAAGCACTTAAATTCCTTGTATCAGTTTTCACGTCCTCATACTGTGATTGGCACT ATTATAGGAATAACATCAGTTTCCCTTCTTCCAGTCGAAACTATTCTTGATCTGTCTCCCAGATTTTTTATGGGACTACTGAAA GCACTGGTGCCATCAGTGTTAATGAACATTTACGTGGTGGGATTGAATCAATTGTTTGATGTTGAAATAGACAAG GTAAATAAACCCTATCTCCCACTTGCTTCTGGCAATTTCTCAATAGAAACGGGTATCATAATCGTGGCTGCATGTTTACTGCTG AGTCTGGCTATGGGAATTATGTTTCAATCCCCACCACTTCTTGCAGCCCTCCTCATAAGTTTTGCTCTTGGAAGTGTGTATTCCATTGAA CTTCCCTTTTTGAGATGGAAGAAACATGCTTTTCTTGCTGCAAGTTGTATCCTGATCGCGAGAGCAATGGTTGTTCAACTTGCTTTCTTTGTACACATCCAG AAATTTGTTCTTGGCAAACCCATAGTTATATGCAGATCGTTGGTGTTTGCAACTGCCTTCATGTGTTTCTTCTCTGCTGTTATTGCACTATTCAAA GACATCCCTGATGTTGATGGGGACAGAGATTTTGGGATTCAATCATTCAGTCTCAGCCTTGGCCAAGAAAAA GTCTTTTGGCTTTGCGTTAACATGCTGTTATTAGCCTATGGAGCTGCTGTGGCAGTAGGAACTTTTTCTCCTTCCCTCCTACCAATCAAGCTTGTCACA ATGGTAGGGCACAGCACCATTGCTTGGATTTTGTGGAGGCAGGCACAGTCTGTTGATCTCAACAGCAAGTATTCTATTACTTCATTTTACATGTTCATATGGAAG TTATTCTATGTGGAGTATTTCCTCATCCCTTTTGTGCGGTGA
- the LOC110643228 gene encoding uncharacterized protein LOC110643228 isoform X2 has translation MVKDEWIRAAMTDDRVVVELLLRLKQAHAAAPARPQAVIPIRWGLRLPRSKPATAASVRCDVVCKRKEGDSSARCSPTTPLSWSGGGGAASPSATVDGFEETSPHVTRSPPGARSKGTATAETASTSTKRSRRKKTFAELKEEESFLLKERMHLKKEITTLNSTFEEQVARNENLKRIKFDLKLQYANNSSLASDVLEKEICNRPYKGEPSSPNHISSMLPKHVQCDDDIKLDSCETQEAVSNHDRSFLLPDLNMMPSEDPHSETLPGMR, from the exons ATGGTGAAGGACGAGTGGATAAGGGCCGCGATGACGGATGATAGAGTGGTTGTGGAGCTGCTGTTGCGTCTCAAGCAAGCGCATGCAGCGGCACCAGCGAGACCTCAGGCGGTGATTCCAATTAGGTGGGGGTTACGACTTCCGAGGTCCAAGCCAGCTACAGCGGCATCCGTGCGATGTGACGTCGTTTGTAAGAGGAAAGAAGGAGATTCTTCTGCTAGATGTAGTCCAACCACGCCGCTTTCATGGAGCGGTGGTGGCGGCGCTGCCTCGCCCTCAGCCACCGTTGACGGCTTCGAAGAGACCAGCCCTCATGTCACCCGCTCTCCTCCTGGCGCCAGATCCAAG GGTACTGCTACTGCTGAAACCGCTAGCACCTCCACAAAGAGGTCAAGAAGAAAGAAG ACGTTTGCTGAACttaaagaagaagagagttttCTGTTGAAAGAAAGGATGCATCTCAAAAAG GAAATAACAACTTTAAATTCCACATTTGAGGAACAGGTAGCAAGAAATGAGAATTTAAAGAGAATAAAG TTTGATTTGAAATTGCAATATGCAAATAACTCAAGTTTAGCGTCTGATGTACTGGAGAAAGAAATTTGCAACCGGCCCTACAAGGGAGAACCCTCTTCTCCCAACCACATTAGTTCAATGTTGCCTAAACATGTTCAATGTGATGATGATATCAAGTTGGATTCCTGTGAAACACAAGAGGCAGTTTCAAACCATGACAGATCCTTCCTGCTACCTGATTTAAATATGATGCCATCTGAGGATCCTCACAGTGAAACTCTACCTGGAATGAGATGA
- the LOC110643227 gene encoding uncharacterized protein LOC110643227, whose product MGVAVLNPRDCLQNPLSFRQDLISPPPRMKTPRKPNTNRPNRPQPNRKKRSPSTSPPSRAVVYPQVAAKNLVMGQVKILKRGEQLAKPTSEKVSQPAKVEKMEELDLQSTHRLGLPTQIRLTEANKANGFYAGSAFITSPPPSSLPLPAFFMKKCVVGVKNTDATSDLRRILGLSL is encoded by the coding sequence ATGGGTGTTGCTGTCCTTAATCCTCGGGACTGTCTCCAGAATCCTTTGTCGTTCCGACAAGATCTGATATCACCCCCTCCTCGCATGAAAACTCCTAGAAAGCCTAATACAAACCGGCCGAATCGGCCTCAACCTAACCGCAAGAAGCGGAGCCCCAGCACCTCACCTCCTTCACGCGCCGTCGTTTATCCCCAGGTCGCTGCCAAAAACCTGGTTATGGGTCAGGTCAAAATTCTTAAACGCGGCGAACAACTAGCTAAACCTACGTCAGAGAAGGTTTCTCAACCTGCTAAAGTTGAGAAAATGGAAGAGCTAGATCTCCAATCTACTCATCGGCTTGGACTTCCGACTCAGATCCGACTGACTGAGGCCAATAAAGCTAATGGCTTTTATGCTGGATCGGCTTTTATTACTTCGCCACCGCCTAGTTCGCTCCCTTTGCCGGCGTTTTTCATGAAAAAGTGTGTCGTGGGTGTTAAGAACACCGATGCTACTAGTGATTTACGACGGATTCTAGGCCTTAGCTTATAG
- the LOC110643228 gene encoding uncharacterized protein LOC110643228 isoform X1, which yields MVKDEWIRAAMTDDRVVVELLLRLKQAHAAAPARPQAVIPIRWGLRLPRSKPATAASVRCDVVCKRKEGDSSARCSPTTPLSWSGGGGAASPSATVDGFEETSPHVTRSPPGARSKVFFSGTATAETASTSTKRSRRKKTFAELKEEESFLLKERMHLKKEITTLNSTFEEQVARNENLKRIKFDLKLQYANNSSLASDVLEKEICNRPYKGEPSSPNHISSMLPKHVQCDDDIKLDSCETQEAVSNHDRSFLLPDLNMMPSEDPHSETLPGMR from the exons ATGGTGAAGGACGAGTGGATAAGGGCCGCGATGACGGATGATAGAGTGGTTGTGGAGCTGCTGTTGCGTCTCAAGCAAGCGCATGCAGCGGCACCAGCGAGACCTCAGGCGGTGATTCCAATTAGGTGGGGGTTACGACTTCCGAGGTCCAAGCCAGCTACAGCGGCATCCGTGCGATGTGACGTCGTTTGTAAGAGGAAAGAAGGAGATTCTTCTGCTAGATGTAGTCCAACCACGCCGCTTTCATGGAGCGGTGGTGGCGGCGCTGCCTCGCCCTCAGCCACCGTTGACGGCTTCGAAGAGACCAGCCCTCATGTCACCCGCTCTCCTCCTGGCGCCAGATCCAAGGTTTTTTTCTCG GGTACTGCTACTGCTGAAACCGCTAGCACCTCCACAAAGAGGTCAAGAAGAAAGAAG ACGTTTGCTGAACttaaagaagaagagagttttCTGTTGAAAGAAAGGATGCATCTCAAAAAG GAAATAACAACTTTAAATTCCACATTTGAGGAACAGGTAGCAAGAAATGAGAATTTAAAGAGAATAAAG TTTGATTTGAAATTGCAATATGCAAATAACTCAAGTTTAGCGTCTGATGTACTGGAGAAAGAAATTTGCAACCGGCCCTACAAGGGAGAACCCTCTTCTCCCAACCACATTAGTTCAATGTTGCCTAAACATGTTCAATGTGATGATGATATCAAGTTGGATTCCTGTGAAACACAAGAGGCAGTTTCAAACCATGACAGATCCTTCCTGCTACCTGATTTAAATATGATGCCATCTGAGGATCCTCACAGTGAAACTCTACCTGGAATGAGATGA
- the LOC110662951 gene encoding aspartate aminotransferase, chloroplastic has product MASSMLSLASASPSASLSMHDTLKGKVRLGSGNLTAWFHKEKSNPFINTKSSGRISMAVAVNVSRFEGITMAPPDPILGVSEAFKADNDEKKLNLGVGAYRTEELQPYVLNVVKKAENLMLERGEYKEYLPIEGLAAFNKVTAELLLGADNTVIKQQRVATVQGLSGTGSLRLAAALIERYFPGAKVLISSPTWGNHKNIFNDARVPWSEYRYYDPKTVGLDFEGMIADLKAAPEGSFILLHGCAHNPTGIDPTPEQWEKIADVIQEKNHIPFFDVAYQGFASGSLDADAASVRLFAARGMELLVAQSYSKNLGLYAERIGAINVICSSVDAAARVKSQLKRLARPMYSNPPVHGARIVANVVGDPTLFDEWKAEMDMMAGRIKGVRQKLFDSLSAKDKSGKDWSFILKQIGMFSFTGLNKAQSENMTNKWHVYMTKDGRISLAGLNLAKCEYLADAIVDSYHNVS; this is encoded by the exons ATGGCTTCTTCAATGCTTTCTTTAGCTTCCGCTTCTCCTTCTGCTTCGCTTTCTATGCATGACACTCTCAAG GGAAAGGTGAGGCTTGGAAGTGGCAATTTGACTGCGTGGTTTCACAAGGAGAAATCCAATCCCTTTATAAACACTAAG TCTTCAGGCAGGATATCTATGGCTGTTGCAGTCAATGTTTCTCGTTTTGAGGGTATAACAATGGCCCCCCCTGATCCAATTCTTGGAGTTTCTGAAGCTTTTAAAGCAGACAATGATGAAAAGAAACTCAATCTTGGAGTTGGGGCCTACCGAACTGAAGAGCTACAGCCTTATGTTCTTAATGTTGTTAAGAAG GCTGAGAATCTTATGCTCGAGAGGGGTGAATATAAAGAG TATCTTCCCATAGAAGGTTTGGCTGCATTCAATAAGGTGACTGCAGAGTTATTACTTGGAGCAGACAACACAGTGATAAAGCAACAAAGA gtTGCAACAGTCCAAGGTCTTTCAGGCACTGGTTCTCTTCGTTTAGCTGCGGCTCTCATTGAGCGATATTTTCCAGGGGCAAAAGTCCTGATATCATCTCCAACTTGGg GTAATCACAAGAATATTTTCAATGATGCTAGAGTCCCTTGGTCTGAGTACAGATACTATGATCCCAAAACAGTTGGGTTGGATTTTGAGGGAATGATAGCAGACCTAAAG GCAGCCCCTGAAGGATCATTTATTTTGCTTCATGGCTGTGCTCACAACCCAACTGGTATAGATCCAACCCCTGAACAGTGGGAAAAAATTGCCGATGTCATTCAAGAGAAGAACCACATTCCATTTTTTGATGTTGCATACCag GGATTTGCTAGTGGAAGCCTTGATGCAGATGCAGCATCAGTGAGGTTGTTTGCTGCACGTGGAATGGAGCTTCTGGTAGCTCAGTCATACAGTAAAAACTTGGGTCTATATGCAGAAAGAATTGGGGCAATCAATGTCATCTGCTCATCAGTAGATGCCGCAGCAAG GGTTAAGAGCCAGCTGAAAAGGCTTGCACGACCAATGTACTCAAATCCTCCTGTACATGGGGCTAGGATTGTTGCCAATGTTGTTGGGGATCCAACTCTCTTCGATGAATGGAAAGCAGAGATGGACATGATGGCTGGAAGGATAAAAGGTGTTAGACAGAAATTATTTGATAGTCTTTCTGCAAAAGATAAGAGTGGGAAGGATTGGTCTTTTATATTAAAGCAGATTGGCATGTTCTCCTTCACAGGATTGAACAAAGCTCAG AGCGAGAATATGACCAATAAGTGGCATGTTTACATGACAAAGGATGGAAGGATTTCCCTGGCTGGattgaatttggccaaatgtgaATACCTTGCAGATGCAATTGTTGATTCATATCACAATGTCAGTTGA